One Nerophis ophidion isolate RoL-2023_Sa linkage group LG06, RoL_Noph_v1.0, whole genome shotgun sequence genomic region harbors:
- the cables2a gene encoding CDK5 and ABL1 enzyme substrate 2 isoform X2 — MATALIGLQSIGSGSKPTNKHREQRRRTKDSKRRQAALLFLNNISLDGQPQCRCNDENTGGKSTEEPLLGAAASALTSPPTDSQGPVSQVTEAAASAGSSSSSFPGVLSPSVRSVGLGANDVFFEGDDTAESPDASLPALSGGQQQTSRGRSAPALSPVPAVPPLDPRPRLRNASGSPGPKVPKKVHFIKSMRQYDTRGCSDTKLEAQRRHSSVVAADLLPSLEGVELGACGKTVSYAQFLYPTNALMRQKGSSIPEPCTVQTPPARFCGNGPRHVTPARLNNHVAQESCAEEVVDYDPNLLSDPQWPCGRHKRVLIFASYVTTVMEYVKPSDLKKDMNETFKEKFPHILLTLSKIRSLKREMRAVSEECSLQPVTIAMAFVYFEKLVLQGRLNKQNRKLVAAACVLLAAKISSDLRKPDVKQLIDKLEDRFRINRRELVPLEFSVLVAMEMGLYLPESKVMPHYRRLVQQG; from the exons ATGGCGACAGCTTTAATCGGTCTTCAGTCCATTGGCAGCGGCAGTAAACCGACCAATAAACACCGAGAGCAGCGACGGAGGACCAAAGACTCTAAAAGGAGACAGGCGGCGTTGTTGTTTCTGAACAATATCTCACTCGACGGACAGCCTCAGTGTCGGTGTAACGATGAAAATACTGGCGGAAAAAGCACAGAGGAACCGCTACTAGGGGCCGCCGCCTCCGCTCTCACGTCGCCGCCGACAGATAGCCAAGGACCAGTGTCTCAGGTGACAGAGGCCGCTGCGTCTGCCGGGAGCTCGTCCTCCAGTTTCCCAGGAGTTCTCAGCCCTTCAGTCCGGTCTGTCGGGTTAGGAGCCAACGATGTGTTTTTTGAGGGGGACGACACAGCAGAGAGCCCAGACGCCTCTCTGCCCGCTTTGAGCGGCGGTCAGCAGCAGACCTCCCGGGGCAGGTCTGCCCCCGCACTGAGCCCTGTGCCGGCTGTCCCTCCTCTGGATCCACGACCCAG GTTGAGGAATGCCTCCGGTTCTCCTGGACCCAAAGTGCCAAAGAAAGTCCACTTCATCAAGAGTATGAGGCAGTACGACACCAGGGGATGCAG TGATACCAAACTGGAGGCGCAGCGAAGGCATTCCTCTGTGGTGGCAGCTGACCTGCTTCCCTCCCTGGAAGGCGTAGAGTTGGGTGCATGTGGCAAA ACCGTGTCGTATGCTCAGTTCCTTTATCCAACCAATGCCTTGATGAGACAGAAGGGCAGCAGCATTCCGGAACCCTGCACGGTTCAGACCCCTCCCGCACGGTTCTGCGGCAACGGGCCGAGGCACGTTACACCTGCACGCCTAAATAACCATGTGGCACAAGAATCAT GTGCTGAGGAGGTGGTAGATTATGACCCTAACCTGCTCAGTGACCCTCAGTGGCCCTGTGGGAGACACAAGAGGGTTCTGATATTTGCATCATATGTG ACGACTGTAATGGAGTATGTGAAACCGTCAGACCTGAAGAAGGACATGAACGAGACATTCAAAGAGAAGTTCCCTCACATCCTGCTGACACTCAGCAAAATAAGAAG CCTGAAGAGGGAGATGAGGGCTGTGAGCGAAGAGTGCTCTCTCCAGCCGGTCACCATAGCGATGGCTTTTGTTTACTTTGAGAAACTGGTGCTGCAGGGTCGCCTCAACAAGCAGAACAGGAAGCTGGTCGCTGCAGCGTGCGTGCTGTTGGCCGCCAAGATCAGCAGCGATCTGAGGAAACCTGATGTCAAGCAGCTAATTGAC AAGCTGGAGGATCGTTTCCGTATAAACAGACGAGAGTTGGTTCCTTTGGAGTTCTCGGTGCTGGTTGCCATGGAGATGGGACTCTACCTGCCCGAGAGCAAGGTCATGCCACACTACCGCCGCCTGGTGCAGCAGGGCTAG
- the cables2a gene encoding CDK5 and ABL1 enzyme substrate 2 isoform X1 — protein sequence MATALIGLQSIGSGSKPTNKHREQRRRTKDSKRRQAALLFLNNISLDGQPQCRCNDENTGGKSTEEPLLGAAASALTSPPTDSQGPVSQVTEAAASAGSSSSSFPGVLSPSVRSVGLGANDVFFEGDDTAESPDASLPALSGGQQQTSRGRSAPALSPVPAVPPLDPRPRLRNASGSPGPKVPKKVHFIKSMRQYDTRGCRIMLICAKRSLYAAFSVLPYGEISHLSDTKLEAQRRHSSVVAADLLPSLEGVELGACGKTVSYAQFLYPTNALMRQKGSSIPEPCTVQTPPARFCGNGPRHVTPARLNNHVAQESCAEEVVDYDPNLLSDPQWPCGRHKRVLIFASYVTTVMEYVKPSDLKKDMNETFKEKFPHILLTLSKIRSLKREMRAVSEECSLQPVTIAMAFVYFEKLVLQGRLNKQNRKLVAAACVLLAAKISSDLRKPDVKQLIDKLEDRFRINRRELVPLEFSVLVAMEMGLYLPESKVMPHYRRLVQQG from the exons ATGGCGACAGCTTTAATCGGTCTTCAGTCCATTGGCAGCGGCAGTAAACCGACCAATAAACACCGAGAGCAGCGACGGAGGACCAAAGACTCTAAAAGGAGACAGGCGGCGTTGTTGTTTCTGAACAATATCTCACTCGACGGACAGCCTCAGTGTCGGTGTAACGATGAAAATACTGGCGGAAAAAGCACAGAGGAACCGCTACTAGGGGCCGCCGCCTCCGCTCTCACGTCGCCGCCGACAGATAGCCAAGGACCAGTGTCTCAGGTGACAGAGGCCGCTGCGTCTGCCGGGAGCTCGTCCTCCAGTTTCCCAGGAGTTCTCAGCCCTTCAGTCCGGTCTGTCGGGTTAGGAGCCAACGATGTGTTTTTTGAGGGGGACGACACAGCAGAGAGCCCAGACGCCTCTCTGCCCGCTTTGAGCGGCGGTCAGCAGCAGACCTCCCGGGGCAGGTCTGCCCCCGCACTGAGCCCTGTGCCGGCTGTCCCTCCTCTGGATCCACGACCCAG GTTGAGGAATGCCTCCGGTTCTCCTGGACCCAAAGTGCCAAAGAAAGTCCACTTCATCAAGAGTATGAGGCAGTACGACACCAGGGGATGCAG GATCATGCTGATTTGTGCCAAGCGGTCGCTTTACGCTGCTTTCTCAGTGCTGCCCTATGGAGAGATATCTCACCTCAG TGATACCAAACTGGAGGCGCAGCGAAGGCATTCCTCTGTGGTGGCAGCTGACCTGCTTCCCTCCCTGGAAGGCGTAGAGTTGGGTGCATGTGGCAAA ACCGTGTCGTATGCTCAGTTCCTTTATCCAACCAATGCCTTGATGAGACAGAAGGGCAGCAGCATTCCGGAACCCTGCACGGTTCAGACCCCTCCCGCACGGTTCTGCGGCAACGGGCCGAGGCACGTTACACCTGCACGCCTAAATAACCATGTGGCACAAGAATCAT GTGCTGAGGAGGTGGTAGATTATGACCCTAACCTGCTCAGTGACCCTCAGTGGCCCTGTGGGAGACACAAGAGGGTTCTGATATTTGCATCATATGTG ACGACTGTAATGGAGTATGTGAAACCGTCAGACCTGAAGAAGGACATGAACGAGACATTCAAAGAGAAGTTCCCTCACATCCTGCTGACACTCAGCAAAATAAGAAG CCTGAAGAGGGAGATGAGGGCTGTGAGCGAAGAGTGCTCTCTCCAGCCGGTCACCATAGCGATGGCTTTTGTTTACTTTGAGAAACTGGTGCTGCAGGGTCGCCTCAACAAGCAGAACAGGAAGCTGGTCGCTGCAGCGTGCGTGCTGTTGGCCGCCAAGATCAGCAGCGATCTGAGGAAACCTGATGTCAAGCAGCTAATTGAC AAGCTGGAGGATCGTTTCCGTATAAACAGACGAGAGTTGGTTCCTTTGGAGTTCTCGGTGCTGGTTGCCATGGAGATGGGACTCTACCTGCCCGAGAGCAAGGTCATGCCACACTACCGCCGCCTGGTGCAGCAGGGCTAG